The following proteins are co-located in the Aggregatibacter aphrophilus ATCC 33389 genome:
- a CDS encoding heme biosynthesis protein HemY, protein MIRALFLMLLLLAGLIAGPYLSGKQGYVRIETTNHIIEMSLTTLVIFFVISLAVVYSIEAAISRFCNLSNNTYSWFSRRKRVKAQKQTLEGLMRMDEGDYSKAEKLIGKNAKHSDEPVLNFIKAAEAAQQRGDEFSANRYLIQATEIAGTDSLILEIARTRILLQQNKLPAARSSVDSLLIMASRNKEVLKLAVDIYLKSKAYQALDNILEQVEKSGLYSAEEFEKLQRRVEDGLLDEKMNEDGVDGLLDWWDEQPRKRRHDSYVKLGLIRRLVDANDHESAYELMLELVKTLDDDNSPLTQGLFKQISRLQPEDNSKLVKMVSKWAKSANPTAQCLANRALGYLYVRNNDFAKADEVFKNLIANKDKLEPNDITMASYVFEQMGDKAAAQQLREEGLKSAMSVPNLATEETAEKPTALLAQK, encoded by the coding sequence ATGATTAGAGCGCTATTTTTAATGTTGTTATTATTGGCTGGGTTAATTGCCGGACCGTATTTATCTGGCAAGCAAGGTTATGTCCGTATTGAAACGACCAATCACATCATCGAAATGTCTCTTACCACTTTAGTGATTTTCTTCGTGATTTCGTTGGCCGTGGTGTATAGCATTGAAGCGGCGATTAGCCGTTTTTGTAACCTAAGTAATAACACTTACAGTTGGTTTTCTCGCCGTAAGCGTGTGAAGGCGCAAAAACAAACCTTGGAAGGGTTAATGCGTATGGATGAAGGGGATTATTCCAAAGCGGAAAAACTCATTGGCAAGAATGCCAAACATTCCGATGAGCCGGTGTTGAACTTCATTAAAGCAGCTGAAGCTGCACAACAGCGCGGCGATGAGTTCAGTGCCAATCGTTATTTGATTCAAGCCACGGAAATCGCCGGCACAGATAGTCTCATTTTAGAAATTGCCCGCACCCGTATTTTATTGCAACAAAATAAATTACCAGCAGCTCGTAGTTCAGTAGATAGCCTGTTAATTATGGCAAGCCGTAACAAAGAAGTGTTGAAATTGGCAGTGGATATTTATTTGAAATCGAAAGCTTATCAAGCCTTGGACAATATTCTTGAGCAAGTGGAAAAATCCGGTTTGTATTCCGCCGAAGAGTTTGAAAAATTACAACGCCGGGTGGAAGATGGCCTGTTAGATGAAAAAATGAATGAAGATGGTGTGGATGGTTTATTGGATTGGTGGGATGAGCAACCACGTAAACGTCGCCACGATTCTTACGTCAAACTTGGATTAATTCGTCGTTTGGTTGATGCCAATGATCATGAATCCGCTTATGAATTAATGCTGGAATTGGTGAAAACTTTGGATGACGACAATAGTCCGTTAACTCAAGGTTTATTCAAACAAATTAGCCGTTTGCAACCGGAAGACAATAGCAAATTGGTAAAAATGGTTAGCAAGTGGGCAAAAAGTGCCAATCCAACGGCACAATGCCTCGCCAATCGTGCGTTGGGTTATTTGTATGTGCGTAACAATGATTTCGCCAAAGCGGATGAAGTGTTTAAAAACCTGATTGCTAATAAAGACAAATTAGAGCCGAATGACATTACGATGGCTTCTTATGTATTTGAGCAAATGGGTGATAAAGCGGCAGCGCAGCAGTTACGTGAAGAAGGTTTAAAGTCAGCCATGTCGGTGCCGAATTTGGCAACGGAAGAAACAGCTGAAAAACCGACCGCACTTTTAGCACAAAAGTAA